A single Streptomyces sp. 2114.4 DNA region contains:
- a CDS encoding ATP-binding protein, translated as MTTAPPRAATSYAPAPDPDEPPVRKLYRSADGRLLGGVARGLAGHLGLPVSWVRIVFVALFLADGMGAVLYAAFWFFVPLGVGGVDRRHPAATAGGKRALRRHKPDKGQVFALIALLIGSAVVASRFQLGQAKSYVWPVLLIGAGVALVWRQADNSRRAQWLELGRRKGVLPVLRGAAGVLLVGVGVTGIVVLQGSVRHLGSVLQASLAVVVGIALLAGPYLVRITQDLSEERLMRIRAQERAEVAAHVHDSVLHTLTLIQRNAEEPREVARLARAQERELRAWLYKPEGRGKEEDEEPATLAEAVRASAAEVEDDHGVPIEVVIVGDCPLDDMLGAQIQAAREAMVNAAKYGGEGGAVQVFAEVEGRTVFVSVRDRGPGFDLDAVPGDRMGVRESIIGRMERNGGTARLRSAPEGGTVVELEMERPATEGET; from the coding sequence ATGACCACCGCTCCGCCCCGCGCCGCGACGAGCTACGCCCCGGCACCGGACCCCGACGAACCGCCCGTGCGCAAGCTGTACCGCAGCGCCGACGGCCGGCTGCTCGGTGGTGTCGCGCGCGGTCTGGCGGGGCATCTCGGGCTGCCGGTCTCCTGGGTGCGGATCGTGTTCGTGGCCCTGTTCCTGGCCGACGGCATGGGCGCCGTGCTCTATGCCGCGTTCTGGTTCTTCGTCCCGCTGGGCGTCGGCGGCGTGGACCGCCGGCACCCCGCAGCGACGGCCGGCGGGAAACGGGCGCTGCGGCGGCACAAGCCCGACAAGGGCCAGGTCTTCGCGCTGATCGCGCTGCTCATCGGCAGCGCCGTCGTCGCCTCCAGATTCCAGCTGGGCCAGGCCAAGAGCTATGTCTGGCCGGTGCTGCTGATCGGCGCCGGTGTCGCCCTGGTGTGGCGCCAGGCGGACAACTCCCGCCGGGCGCAATGGCTCGAGCTCGGCCGCCGCAAGGGCGTGCTGCCGGTGCTGCGTGGCGCGGCCGGTGTGCTGCTGGTCGGCGTCGGGGTGACCGGCATCGTCGTGCTGCAGGGCTCGGTGCGCCATCTCGGCTCGGTGCTGCAGGCCTCGCTCGCCGTCGTCGTCGGCATCGCGCTGCTGGCGGGGCCCTATCTCGTGCGGATCACCCAGGACCTCTCCGAGGAGCGGCTGATGCGCATCCGCGCTCAGGAACGCGCCGAAGTGGCCGCCCATGTCCATGACTCCGTCCTGCACACCCTCACCCTGATCCAGCGCAACGCCGAAGAACCCCGCGAGGTGGCGCGGCTGGCCCGCGCCCAGGAGCGGGAGCTGCGCGCGTGGCTCTACAAACCCGAGGGCCGCGGCAAGGAGGAGGACGAGGAACCGGCCACCCTGGCGGAGGCGGTCCGCGCCTCCGCCGCCGAGGTCGAGGACGATCACGGCGTCCCCATCGAAGTCGTGATCGTCGGCGACTGCCCGCTGGACGACATGCTCGGCGCCCAGATACAGGCCGCACGCGAGGCGATGGTCAACGCCGCCAAGTACGGTGGCGAGGGCGGTGCGGTGCAGGTGTTCGCCGAGGTCGAGGGCCGTACGGTCTTCGTCTCGGTGCGCGACCGCGGACCCGGATTCGACCTGGACGCGGTCCCCGGGGACCGGATGGGCGTACGGGAGTCCATCATCGGCCGTATGGAGCGCAACGGCGGTACGGCCCGGCTGCGTTCCGCCCCCGAGGGCGGCACGGTCGTCGAGCTGGAGATGGAGCGCCCGGCGACGGAGGGCGAGACATGA
- a CDS encoding PspC domain-containing protein, whose amino-acid sequence MNDAAPVDASAPSGPVGPTPPQAPLRRSRRHKVIGGVCGGLGRQWDLDPVIFRIVLAVLAVGGLGLIAYGFAWLLIPLDKEDENEGRRLLSGRVEGSALTALLFALVGCGLFLTTLAKGSMMSFAIMLTLAAAGSAYWSRRRREMETKGPESVDAATAQAVADAPPETTAPPVPTSPSWWRNHRSGEAGGAGYLWGPDNTPLPLDITYRPQHGAGAAAADRPRPRPDADGPPGPSPYGAPPAPAPRRTRPSGRPIGGWTLLLALLAGGATALAVSRQAGFAPALQAGLAAALVVFGLGLVLSAWCGRTGGGTVFLVVCTTVLLAAATALPDNLTTDWQRHTWAPATLGAVRPHYEVGTGEGKLDLSALPLKDGRTVHTSARVGFGRLQVTLPHGVTTRLHVSLGLGDIQLPGESPHHVDLAAGSEQRTLTLPADGLKKGEKPRGSLDLDLELGAGQVAIEHAAPASAPSAPTPPASAPSASSPSAPPRSAPSPSVPAPSTAPTPEGAPE is encoded by the coding sequence ATGAACGATGCAGCCCCCGTCGACGCGTCGGCGCCCTCCGGCCCCGTCGGCCCCACCCCACCGCAGGCCCCGCTGCGCCGCAGCCGGCGGCACAAGGTGATCGGCGGGGTGTGCGGCGGGCTGGGCCGCCAGTGGGATCTCGACCCGGTCATCTTCCGGATCGTGCTCGCCGTGCTCGCCGTCGGTGGTCTCGGCCTCATCGCCTACGGCTTCGCCTGGCTGCTCATCCCCCTCGACAAAGAGGACGAGAACGAAGGCCGCAGGCTGCTCTCCGGCCGGGTCGAGGGCTCCGCGCTGACGGCCCTGCTCTTCGCGCTGGTGGGCTGCGGACTGTTCCTGACGACACTCGCCAAGGGCAGCATGATGTCGTTCGCCATCATGCTGACGCTGGCGGCGGCAGGTTCCGCCTATTGGTCCCGGCGGCGCCGGGAGATGGAGACCAAGGGCCCGGAGTCGGTGGACGCCGCCACCGCCCAGGCCGTCGCCGACGCCCCGCCCGAGACCACGGCGCCCCCGGTGCCGACCAGTCCGTCCTGGTGGCGCAACCACCGCTCCGGGGAGGCGGGCGGTGCGGGCTATCTGTGGGGGCCCGACAACACCCCGCTCCCGCTGGACATCACCTACCGCCCCCAGCACGGCGCGGGCGCGGCGGCGGCTGACCGGCCCCGCCCCCGGCCCGACGCCGACGGCCCGCCCGGCCCGTCACCGTACGGCGCACCGCCCGCCCCCGCCCCGCGCCGAACTCGGCCCAGCGGGCGGCCGATCGGCGGCTGGACGCTCCTGCTCGCACTGCTCGCCGGAGGCGCGACGGCCCTCGCCGTCTCCCGCCAGGCCGGCTTCGCGCCCGCCCTCCAGGCAGGGCTGGCAGCTGCGTTGGTCGTCTTCGGCCTGGGGCTCGTCCTCAGCGCCTGGTGCGGGCGGACGGGCGGCGGCACGGTCTTCCTGGTGGTGTGCACGACCGTGCTGCTGGCGGCCGCGACCGCGCTGCCCGACAACCTCACCACCGACTGGCAGAGGCACACCTGGGCCCCTGCCACCCTCGGCGCCGTCCGGCCGCACTACGAGGTCGGTACGGGGGAAGGGAAGCTGGACCTCAGTGCCCTGCCCCTCAAGGACGGCCGTACGGTCCACACCAGCGCGCGGGTGGGCTTCGGCCGCCTCCAGGTGACGCTGCCGCACGGTGTCACCACCCGCCTCCATGTCTCCCTCGGCCTCGGCGACATCCAGTTGCCCGGTGAGTCGCCGCACCACGTGGACCTCGCGGCGGGAAGCGAGCAGCGGACCCTCACACTGCCCGCCGACGGCCTCAAGAAGGGCGAGAAGCCCCGCGGCTCGCTGGATCTCGACCTCGAACTCGGCGCGGGCCAGGTCGCCATCGAGCACGCGGCGCCGGCCTCTGCCCCGTCGGCACCCACCCCGCCGGCCTCTGCCCCGTCGGCATCCTCGCCGTCAGCGCCCCCACGGTCAGCGCCCTCGCCATCCGTCCCCGCACCGTCGACCGCCCCCACCCCCGAGGGAGCCCCCGAGTGA
- a CDS encoding DUF4239 domain-containing protein — MSQWLVLTLAMVAACGVVLTITVLKERRISEDDDPTETPDVLEYLTMMVGVVYAIVLGLAIAGVWEARSAAEDTVRTEAQALHEVSARARAYPAPIRDRIRSDVGTYVSYVVHKEWPVMSEKGELTDRGTALLTKVRADVTDYRPRNDFEAQSYQPLVDQVAVADGARSARADAAGSTLPGVVWFGLIIGGAISIGVMFTLQIRRSGRELLMAGLFSALIAFLLFLVWDFDAPFSRGLAAAAPFFDLFPHP; from the coding sequence ATGTCGCAATGGCTGGTGCTGACCCTCGCCATGGTCGCCGCCTGTGGTGTCGTCCTGACCATCACCGTCCTCAAGGAACGCCGGATCAGTGAGGACGACGACCCGACCGAAACACCCGATGTGCTCGAGTATCTGACGATGATGGTGGGGGTGGTGTACGCGATCGTGCTGGGCCTGGCCATCGCCGGGGTCTGGGAGGCCAGGAGCGCGGCCGAGGACACCGTACGGACCGAGGCGCAGGCGCTGCACGAGGTCAGCGCGCGGGCCCGGGCCTACCCCGCGCCGATCCGGGACCGCATCCGCTCGGACGTCGGCACCTATGTGTCCTACGTCGTGCACAAGGAATGGCCGGTCATGTCCGAGAAGGGCGAACTGACCGACCGCGGCACCGCATTGCTGACGAAGGTCCGGGCGGACGTCACCGACTACCGCCCGCGCAACGACTTCGAGGCGCAGTCCTACCAGCCCCTCGTCGACCAGGTCGCGGTGGCCGACGGCGCCCGCTCGGCCCGTGCGGACGCGGCCGGTTCGACGCTGCCGGGCGTGGTGTGGTTCGGACTGATCATCGGCGGCGCCATTTCGATCGGCGTCATGTTCACCCTGCAGATCCGGCGCTCGGGACGGGAGTTGCTGATGGCCGGACTCTTCAGTGCGTTGATCGCCTTCCTGCTGTTCCTCGTCTGGGACTTCGACGCCCCCTTCAGCCGGGGCCTCGCCGCCGCCGCACCGTTCTTCGATCTGTTCCCGCACCCATGA
- a CDS encoding response regulator transcription factor yields MSSEGAQQGEAGGGAAEGRTVRVVLVDDHRMFRTGVQAEIGETGRTGVEVVGEAADVDQAVTVITTTRPEVVLLDVHLPGGGGVEVLRRSAAMMADAERPVRFLALSVSDAAEDVIGVIRGGARGYVTKTITGTDLVNAVFRVSDGDAVFSPRLAGFVLDAFASTDAPPVDEDLDRLTQREREVLRLIARGYAYKEIAKQLFISVKTVESHVSAVLRKLQLSNRHELTRWAAARRLI; encoded by the coding sequence ATGAGCAGCGAGGGCGCACAGCAGGGCGAGGCCGGCGGCGGGGCGGCCGAGGGCCGGACCGTACGGGTCGTGCTGGTCGACGACCACCGGATGTTCCGTACGGGCGTCCAGGCCGAGATCGGCGAAACCGGGCGCACCGGCGTCGAGGTGGTCGGCGAGGCGGCCGACGTCGATCAGGCGGTCACGGTCATCACGACCACCCGCCCCGAGGTCGTCCTGCTGGACGTCCATCTCCCCGGGGGCGGCGGTGTCGAGGTGCTGCGCCGTAGTGCCGCGATGATGGCCGACGCCGAGCGTCCGGTCCGCTTCCTCGCGCTCTCCGTCTCCGACGCGGCCGAGGACGTCATCGGTGTCATCCGCGGCGGCGCCCGCGGCTATGTCACCAAGACCATCACCGGCACGGACCTGGTCAACGCGGTCTTCCGGGTCTCCGACGGCGACGCGGTGTTCTCCCCGCGGCTGGCCGGCTTCGTCCTGGACGCCTTCGCCTCCACGGACGCCCCGCCGGTCGACGAGGACCTGGACCGCCTCACCCAGCGCGAGCGCGAGGTCCTGCGGCTGATCGCCCGCGGCTATGCGTACAAGGAGATCGCCAAGCAGCTCTTCATCTCCGTGAAGACCGTGGAATCCCATGTCTCCGCGGTGCTGCGCAAGCTCCAGCTCTCCAACCGCCACGAGCTGACCCGCTGGGCGGCGGCCCGGCGGCTGATCTGA
- a CDS encoding TQO small subunit DoxD yields the protein MVHANRTIGAELGGVAVEGSGAGLRGRLARHALLPLRLFLGATFLYAGIDKLLDHAFLAASGAGSIGETLRQVHDAAALPQLVDLAQQSPVGFGYAIAAGELAVGLGTLVGLLGRLAALGGALISLSLWLTVSWATTPYYYGNDLAYLMAWVPLVLAGTPRFSLDSAWAHRRKRHGTQLFG from the coding sequence ATGGTGCACGCGAATCGCACGATCGGTGCCGAATTGGGGGGAGTGGCCGTTGAGGGCTCCGGCGCCGGGCTGCGGGGACGGCTGGCGCGCCATGCGCTGCTGCCGTTGCGGCTGTTTCTGGGGGCGACCTTCCTCTATGCGGGCATCGACAAGCTGCTGGATCATGCCTTCCTGGCGGCCAGTGGCGCGGGGTCGATCGGTGAAACGCTGCGCCAGGTCCATGACGCGGCGGCACTGCCGCAGCTCGTGGACCTCGCACAGCAGAGTCCGGTGGGCTTCGGCTATGCCATCGCGGCGGGTGAACTCGCGGTGGGGCTCGGGACCCTCGTGGGCCTGCTGGGGCGGCTGGCGGCGCTGGGCGGTGCGCTGATCTCGCTGTCCCTGTGGCTCACCGTGAGCTGGGCGACCACTCCGTACTACTACGGCAACGACCTCGCCTATCTGATGGCCTGGGTTCCGCTCGTACTGGCCGGCACCCCGAGGTTCTCCCTGGACTCGGCCTGGGCGCACCGCCGCAAGCGGCACGGGACGCAGTTGTTCGGCTAA
- a CDS encoding chorismate mutase — MSPRTTTSPAPAPGTDTGAHTAEAAGIIQDARQRIDDLDGRIIGLVQERMAVSAVIQRERLTSGGRRVNLSREMEILAHYRDQLGKPGTALAMTLLELSRGQI, encoded by the coding sequence ATGAGCCCTCGGACCACCACCTCCCCCGCCCCGGCCCCCGGCACCGACACCGGCGCCCACACGGCGGAGGCGGCCGGGATCATCCAGGACGCACGGCAGCGGATCGATGATCTCGACGGCCGGATCATCGGCCTCGTCCAGGAACGGATGGCCGTCTCGGCCGTCATCCAGCGCGAACGCCTCACCTCCGGCGGACGGAGGGTGAACCTCTCCCGCGAGATGGAGATCCTTGCCCACTACCGCGACCAGCTCGGCAAGCCGGGTACCGCGCTCGCGATGACCCTGCTGGAGCTGTCCCGGGGCCAGATCTGA
- the guaA gene encoding glutamine-hydrolyzing GMP synthase: MPSAPPAAAPDVVLVVDFGAQYAQLIARRVREARVYSEIVPSTMPVAEMLAKNPKAIILSGGPSSVYAEGAPSLDRSLFEAGVPVFGMCYGFQLMAIALGGTVDNTGAREYGRTPLTVSRPGSTLFEGTPTEQSVWMSHGDACSAAPEGFTVTASTDVVPVAAFENDEKKLYGVQYHPEVMHSTHGQQVLEHFLYRGAGIEPNWTTTSVVDEQVAAIRAQVGTKRAICGLSGGVDSSVAAAIVQKAIGDQLTCVYVDHGLQRKGESEQVEKDFVAATGVQLKVVDAEERFLTALAGVSDPEQKRKIIGREFIRVFEQAQAELVAEAGAEGEEVAFLVQGTLYPDIVESGGGTGTANIKSHHNVGGLPDDIEFQLVEPLRQLFKDEVRMVGSELGLPDEIVHRQPFPGPGLGIRIVGEVTKERLDLLREADAIAREELTAAGLDREIWQCPVVLLADVRSVGVQGDGRTYGHPIVLRPVSSEDAMTADWTRMPYDVLARISTRITNEVAEVNRVVLDVTSKPPGTIEWE, from the coding sequence GTGCCATCAGCGCCCCCTGCCGCTGCCCCGGACGTCGTCCTCGTAGTCGACTTCGGCGCGCAGTATGCCCAGCTCATCGCCCGACGGGTCCGTGAGGCCCGGGTCTACAGCGAGATCGTGCCGTCCACCATGCCGGTGGCGGAGATGCTCGCGAAGAACCCGAAGGCGATCATCCTCTCCGGCGGTCCCTCGTCGGTCTACGCCGAAGGCGCCCCCAGTCTGGACCGCTCGCTGTTCGAGGCCGGTGTCCCGGTCTTCGGCATGTGCTACGGCTTCCAGCTCATGGCGATCGCCCTCGGCGGCACCGTCGACAACACCGGCGCCCGGGAGTACGGCCGCACCCCGCTGACCGTCTCCCGCCCCGGATCCACCCTCTTCGAGGGCACCCCCACCGAGCAGTCGGTGTGGATGTCCCACGGCGACGCCTGCTCGGCCGCGCCCGAGGGCTTCACGGTCACCGCGTCCACGGACGTCGTGCCGGTCGCCGCCTTCGAGAACGACGAGAAGAAGCTCTACGGCGTCCAGTACCACCCCGAGGTCATGCACTCCACGCACGGCCAGCAGGTCCTGGAGCACTTCCTCTACCGCGGTGCGGGCATCGAGCCGAACTGGACCACCACCAGCGTGGTCGACGAGCAGGTCGCCGCGATCCGCGCCCAGGTCGGCACCAAGCGCGCCATCTGCGGCCTGTCCGGCGGCGTGGACTCCTCGGTGGCCGCCGCCATCGTGCAGAAGGCCATCGGCGACCAGCTGACCTGCGTCTACGTCGACCACGGCCTCCAGCGCAAGGGCGAGTCCGAGCAGGTCGAGAAGGACTTCGTGGCCGCCACCGGCGTCCAGCTGAAGGTCGTCGACGCCGAGGAGCGCTTCCTGACCGCGCTGGCCGGGGTCAGCGACCCCGAGCAGAAGCGGAAGATCATCGGGCGCGAGTTCATCCGCGTCTTCGAGCAGGCCCAGGCCGAGCTGGTCGCCGAGGCCGGCGCCGAGGGCGAGGAAGTCGCCTTCCTGGTCCAGGGCACGCTCTACCCGGACATCGTCGAGTCCGGCGGCGGCACGGGCACCGCCAACATCAAGTCGCACCACAACGTCGGCGGGCTCCCCGACGACATCGAGTTCCAGCTCGTCGAGCCGCTGCGCCAGCTGTTCAAGGACGAGGTCCGGATGGTCGGCTCGGAGCTCGGCCTGCCGGACGAGATCGTCCACCGCCAGCCGTTCCCCGGCCCCGGCCTGGGCATCCGCATCGTCGGCGAGGTCACCAAGGAGCGCCTGGACCTGCTGCGCGAGGCCGACGCCATCGCCCGCGAGGAGCTGACCGCGGCCGGCCTGGACCGCGAGATCTGGCAGTGCCCGGTGGTCCTGCTCGCCGATGTCCGCTCGGTCGGCGTCCAGGGCGACGGCCGGACGTACGGTCACCCGATCGTGCTGCGCCCGGTGTCCTCCGAGGACGCGATGACCGCGGACTGGACCCGGATGCCGTACGACGTGCTGGCGCGGATCTCGACCCGCATCACCAACGAGGTCGCCGAGGTCAACCGGGTCGTCCTCGACGTCACCAGCAAGCCCCCGGGCACCATCGAGTGGGAGTGA
- a CDS encoding GMC oxidoreductase → MPQENSARNQDANGGRDAQDGPENPAAPDARADGPAASDGHAYDYDVLVVGSGFGGSVSALRLTEKGYRVGVLEAGRRFTRQTLPKNSWDLRNYLWAPALGCYGIQRVHLLGNVMVLAGAGVGGGSLNYANTLYVPPKPFFEDQQWGHITDWHAELAPYYDQAKRMLGVRLNPTMTPSDVHLKETAEKMGVGDTFHFAPVGVFFGDGRDAVSEEEAAENGASKAAPGTEVPDPYFGGKGPSRKACTECGECMTGCRHGAKNTLNENYLHLAEQAGAVIHPMTSVVTVTEDSRGGYAVATLPTDNKRTGRGRTFTARRVVLAAGTYGTQTLLHKMKDSGLLPGLSARLGELTRTNSEALVGAQTDNRRYRKRHGAAKADFTKGVAITSSIHPDENTHIEPVRYGKGSNAMGGMTILQVPYRPAGRVAGWLGNVARHPWLALRSLSNRRWSERTIIGLVMQSLDNSLTTYRKPTGLGKGLLTARQGHGAPNPNQIPEATRAATLLSEEINGFAGSNIGELMGTPLTAHFLGGCPIGEDADHGVIDPYHRLYGHPGISVVDGSAVSANLGVNPSLTITAQAERAMSLWPNKGEPDPRPTPGRAYRRLAPVEPARPAVPPHAFGALNLPFLAVPPVPPKKPLT, encoded by the coding sequence GTGCCCCAGGAGAACTCTGCCCGGAATCAGGACGCGAACGGCGGCCGGGACGCCCAGGACGGCCCTGAGAACCCTGCCGCCCCCGACGCCCGTGCCGACGGCCCCGCCGCCTCCGACGGCCACGCCTACGACTATGACGTGCTCGTCGTCGGGTCGGGCTTCGGCGGCTCGGTCTCCGCGCTCCGGCTGACCGAGAAGGGCTATCGCGTCGGCGTCCTGGAGGCCGGCCGCCGCTTCACCCGGCAGACACTGCCGAAGAACTCCTGGGACCTCCGCAACTACCTGTGGGCCCCGGCGCTCGGCTGCTACGGCATCCAGCGGGTGCATCTGCTCGGCAACGTGATGGTGCTCGCCGGCGCCGGGGTCGGCGGCGGCTCGCTGAACTACGCCAACACCCTCTACGTCCCGCCGAAGCCGTTCTTCGAGGACCAGCAGTGGGGCCACATCACCGACTGGCACGCGGAGTTGGCGCCGTACTACGACCAGGCCAAACGCATGCTCGGGGTGCGCCTCAACCCGACGATGACGCCCTCCGACGTCCACCTCAAGGAAACCGCCGAGAAGATGGGCGTCGGCGACACCTTCCACTTCGCGCCGGTGGGCGTCTTCTTCGGCGACGGACGGGACGCCGTCAGCGAGGAGGAAGCGGCGGAGAACGGGGCATCGAAAGCCGCGCCGGGCACGGAGGTGCCCGACCCGTACTTCGGCGGAAAGGGCCCGTCGCGTAAGGCCTGTACGGAGTGCGGGGAGTGCATGACCGGGTGCCGGCACGGTGCCAAGAACACCCTCAACGAGAACTACCTCCACCTCGCCGAGCAGGCGGGCGCCGTCATCCACCCCATGACCTCGGTCGTCACCGTCACCGAGGACTCCCGCGGCGGCTATGCCGTCGCCACCCTGCCCACCGACAACAAGCGCACGGGCCGGGGCCGCACCTTCACCGCCCGCCGGGTCGTCCTCGCGGCCGGTACGTACGGCACCCAGACCTTGCTGCACAAGATGAAGGACAGCGGACTGCTCCCCGGCCTCTCCGCCCGGCTCGGCGAGCTGACCCGGACGAACTCCGAGGCACTGGTGGGCGCCCAGACCGACAACCGCCGCTACCGCAAACGGCACGGCGCGGCGAAGGCCGACTTCACCAAGGGCGTGGCGATCACGTCGTCGATCCACCCCGACGAGAACACCCACATCGAACCGGTGCGCTACGGCAAGGGCTCCAACGCGATGGGGGGCATGACGATCCTCCAGGTCCCCTACCGGCCCGCCGGACGCGTCGCGGGCTGGCTGGGCAACGTGGCCCGCCACCCCTGGCTGGCGCTCCGCTCGCTCTCCAACCGCCGCTGGTCGGAGCGGACCATCATCGGCCTGGTCATGCAGTCCCTCGACAACTCCCTGACGACGTACCGGAAGCCGACGGGGCTGGGCAAGGGCCTGCTCACCGCACGCCAGGGGCACGGGGCCCCGAACCCGAACCAGATCCCCGAGGCCACCCGGGCGGCGACGCTGCTGTCCGAGGAGATCAACGGCTTCGCGGGCTCCAACATCGGTGAGCTGATGGGCACTCCGCTCACCGCGCACTTCCTGGGCGGCTGCCCGATCGGCGAGGACGCGGACCACGGCGTCATCGACCCGTACCACCGCCTGTACGGCCACCCGGGGATCTCGGTCGTCGACGGCTCCGCGGTCTCCGCCAACCTCGGCGTCAACCCGTCCCTGACGATCACCGCGCAGGCCGAGCGCGCGATGTCGCTGTGGCCCAACAAGGGCGAGCCGGACCCGCGCCCCACCCCGGGCCGGGCCTACCGGCGGCTGGCGCCCGTCGAGCCGGCCCGCCCCGCGGTCCCTCCCCACGCCTTCGGCGCGCTGAACCTGCCGTTCCTGGCCGTTCCGCCGGTGCCGCCGAAGAAGCCCCTGACGTAG
- a CDS encoding serine/threonine-protein kinase, with protein sequence MGTVWRARDEVLGRQVAVKRLHVAPYLEADELAMRYERTTREAQAAARINHPNVVGVHDVVDDAGMPCIVMEYVPSTTLGDLIKEAARQDSSVTPREAARIGRGMVAALRAAHSAGVLHRDVKPGNVLLGEDGRVVLTDFGIAVASGTSTLTKTGELVGSIDYLAPERVRSGSPGPASDLWALGATLYQAVEGRPPFRKDTAVETAYAIAMDPLESPRSAGSLSPLIEALLAKEPSDRPTAEVVEQALRAVEAEAETALHGWPTLALGTVGRGAAQPAASGAEAEAPTRQVPHTGATGDTADRTGTGTGTATGTGTATGVGAGSATGAGTATGLRSDTGSGSRTDPGSDTGTGSGTGAGTGTSGTGLGAGPVTGPMAFPDGIGGGRADGDRTEALSGGKASRKRRAARVVVWSVVGVLFAGGGAGTAWYLMHGDDSGVAQSASDKGAPAVPKAPDHSIGPPPALPDGYRQQNESALGVTFPLPNGWTRDPQDGGRQIVYSSKAERAQLTVSVLDFSSPDQVEHFKAVEAFFKKKYPVYTQLRMQPTTFQGDPAAIWECTFGGRARTFRAIDLGFGREGGKEYAIYVSAPQTNWAKFEKVFSVVKDGFRRTDPKA encoded by the coding sequence ATGGGAACCGTCTGGCGGGCCCGCGATGAGGTCCTTGGGCGTCAGGTCGCGGTCAAGCGTCTGCACGTGGCGCCGTATCTCGAAGCGGACGAACTGGCGATGCGCTATGAGCGCACCACCCGCGAGGCGCAGGCCGCCGCGCGCATCAACCACCCCAATGTGGTGGGGGTGCACGACGTCGTGGACGACGCCGGAATGCCGTGCATCGTCATGGAGTACGTCCCCTCCACGACACTCGGCGATCTCATCAAGGAGGCCGCGCGGCAGGACAGTTCGGTCACGCCGCGCGAGGCCGCCCGTATCGGACGCGGCATGGTGGCGGCGCTGCGGGCCGCACACTCCGCCGGTGTGCTGCACCGTGACGTCAAGCCGGGCAACGTGCTGCTCGGTGAGGACGGCCGGGTCGTGCTCACCGACTTCGGTATCGCGGTCGCCAGTGGTACGTCCACGCTCACCAAGACGGGCGAGCTGGTGGGCTCCATCGACTACTTGGCGCCCGAGCGGGTCAGAAGCGGCAGTCCGGGGCCCGCCTCCGACCTGTGGGCGCTGGGCGCGACGCTCTATCAAGCGGTCGAGGGGCGGCCCCCGTTCCGTAAGGACACCGCGGTCGAGACGGCGTACGCGATCGCCATGGATCCGCTCGAGTCGCCGCGCAGTGCCGGGTCGCTGAGCCCGCTGATCGAGGCGCTGCTCGCCAAGGAGCCCTCCGACCGCCCGACGGCCGAGGTCGTGGAGCAGGCGCTGCGGGCCGTCGAGGCCGAGGCGGAGACGGCGCTGCACGGCTGGCCGACGCTGGCACTGGGCACGGTCGGACGCGGTGCGGCACAACCGGCCGCGTCGGGCGCGGAGGCGGAGGCACCGACGCGTCAGGTGCCGCACACGGGCGCTACGGGAGACACGGCGGACCGCACCGGTACCGGGACGGGCACTGCTACCGGGACGGGCACTGCTACCGGGGTGGGCGCCGGCTCCGCGACCGGCGCGGGCACGGCCACGGGCCTGCGCTCGGACACCGGCTCGGGCTCGCGTACGGATCCGGGCTCGGACACCGGCACGGGCTCGGGTACCGGCGCCGGTACCGGCACGTCGGGTACGGGCCTCGGCGCCGGGCCGGTGACCGGCCCCATGGCGTTCCCGGACGGGATCGGCGGCGGACGGGCCGACGGGGACCGTACGGAAGCACTGTCCGGTGGCAAGGCCTCCCGTAAGCGGCGTGCCGCCCGGGTCGTGGTCTGGAGCGTCGTCGGGGTGCTGTTCGCCGGGGGCGGTGCGGGCACGGCCTGGTACCTGATGCACGGTGACGACTCCGGTGTGGCCCAAAGCGCCTCCGACAAGGGCGCACCGGCTGTTCCCAAGGCCCCGGACCACAGCATCGGACCGCCGCCGGCCCTTCCTGACGGCTACCGGCAGCAAAACGAGTCCGCGCTCGGCGTGACCTTCCCGTTGCCCAATGGGTGGACGCGCGACCCCCAGGACGGCGGCCGGCAGATCGTCTACTCCTCGAAGGCCGAGCGCGCCCAGCTGACCGTGAGCGTGCTGGACTTCTCCTCTCCCGATCAGGTGGAGCACTTCAAGGCCGTCGAGGCCTTCTTCAAGAAGAAGTACCCCGTCTACACCCAGCTGCGGATGCAGCCCACCACCTTCCAGGGTGATCCCGCCGCGATCTGGGAGTGCACCTTCGGAGGCCGGGCCCGCACCTTCCGGGCGATCGACCTCGGGTTCGGTCGCGAGGGCGGCAAGGAATACGCGATCTACGTCTCCGCGCCGCAAACGAACTGGGCCAAGTTCGAGAAGGTCTTCTCGGTGGTGAAGGACGGCTTCCGCCGGACCGACCCGAAGGCCTGA